The Candidatus Effluviviaceae Genus I sp. genome has a window encoding:
- the mutL gene encoding DNA mismatch repair endonuclease MutL: MSARIRVLSESVSNRIAAGEVIEGPFSVVKELVENALDAGAGAIAIEVKGGGSDLVRVSDDGSGMGREDAVAAFERFATSKLAEAHDLAAVSTLGFRGEALPSIASVSRVRLITCEEGASEGTEVSLVAGAVRDVRPAARARGTTVEVSSLFFNTPARRKFLRSDRSETARVLDLVGEYAVTYPEVRFDVAVDGRAALELLPSEDLSERVAGLVGASVAGALVPVVAEEGLCAVRGLVGRPSIARPRPSEQLTAVNRRPVRSRLLAAAIRSAYGELLPRDRHPVVFLLIDVAGDALDVNVHPTKREVRFGDSRAVFALVERAVREALLGVQAAPAAGRPWGDGAEVRAGQPAGGAATAGELPLAAAESMAPWGAPPGGTGRADAGEELPREAAEGPQDAKFWQLHGQYVFVQTREGVLVIDQHAAHERVIYEEALRRLSGTAESGPSQQLLFPVVVELSPGEWQSYEGARPLLERLGFATRPMSGRTVLLEAAPGAFPRWPHDRILHDILADLPGGTSAVRDIVESIARTMACKAAIKAGDPMKPDEMRALVDQLFATALPQACPHGRPTFMRITLAEFDRRFGRT, from the coding sequence GTGAGCGCTAGGATCAGGGTCCTCTCGGAGTCCGTGTCGAACCGCATCGCCGCGGGCGAGGTGATCGAGGGACCGTTCTCCGTCGTGAAGGAGCTCGTGGAGAACGCGCTGGACGCGGGGGCGGGCGCGATCGCCATCGAGGTGAAGGGCGGGGGGAGCGACCTCGTCCGCGTCTCCGACGACGGCAGCGGCATGGGCAGGGAGGACGCGGTCGCCGCGTTCGAGCGGTTCGCCACGAGCAAGCTCGCGGAAGCCCACGACCTCGCGGCCGTCTCGACGCTCGGCTTCCGGGGCGAGGCGCTTCCGAGCATCGCGTCCGTGTCGCGGGTGCGGCTCATCACCTGTGAGGAGGGCGCGTCCGAGGGCACGGAGGTCTCGCTGGTCGCAGGCGCGGTCCGCGACGTCCGCCCCGCCGCCCGCGCCCGCGGGACGACGGTTGAGGTCTCGTCGCTCTTCTTCAACACGCCGGCGCGACGCAAGTTCCTGCGCAGCGACCGCAGCGAGACCGCGCGGGTCCTGGACCTCGTGGGCGAGTACGCCGTGACGTACCCGGAGGTGCGCTTCGACGTCGCGGTGGACGGAAGGGCGGCCCTCGAGCTCCTGCCGTCCGAGGACCTCTCCGAGCGCGTCGCCGGCCTCGTGGGCGCGTCGGTCGCGGGCGCGCTGGTCCCGGTCGTCGCCGAGGAGGGCCTCTGCGCCGTGCGCGGCCTCGTCGGACGGCCCTCGATCGCGCGGCCGCGCCCGAGCGAGCAGCTCACGGCGGTCAACCGCCGCCCCGTGAGGAGCAGGCTCCTCGCCGCCGCGATCCGGTCGGCGTACGGCGAGCTCCTGCCGCGCGACCGGCACCCCGTCGTGTTCCTCCTGATCGACGTCGCGGGGGACGCCCTCGACGTCAACGTGCACCCGACGAAGCGCGAGGTGAGGTTCGGAGACTCGCGCGCCGTCTTCGCGCTCGTGGAGCGCGCCGTGCGCGAGGCGCTCCTCGGCGTCCAGGCGGCGCCGGCGGCCGGCCGCCCGTGGGGCGACGGCGCCGAGGTCCGGGCGGGGCAACCGGCGGGAGGCGCCGCGACGGCGGGTGAGCTTCCGCTCGCGGCGGCCGAGTCGATGGCGCCGTGGGGGGCGCCGCCGGGCGGGACGGGACGCGCGGACGCCGGGGAGGAGCTCCCCAGAGAGGCCGCCGAGGGCCCGCAGGACGCGAAGTTCTGGCAGCTCCACGGGCAGTACGTGTTCGTGCAGACGCGCGAGGGCGTGCTCGTGATCGACCAGCACGCGGCGCACGAGCGCGTCATCTACGAAGAGGCCCTTCGCAGGCTGTCCGGCACGGCCGAGAGCGGACCGAGCCAGCAGCTTCTGTTCCCGGTCGTCGTCGAGCTCTCGCCGGGGGAGTGGCAGAGCTACGAAGGCGCCCGCCCGCTCCTCGAGCGGCTGGGGTTCGCAACGCGCCCGATGAGCGGGCGCACCGTGCTCCTCGAGGCCGCGCCGGGCGCGTTCCCGCGGTGGCCGCACGACCGCATCCTCCACGACATCCTCGCCGACCTGCCGGGCGGCACGAGCGCCGTGAGGGACATCGTCGAGAGCATCGCGAGGACGATGGCCTGCAAGGCGGCGATCAAGGCCGGCGACCCGATGAAGCCGGACGAGATGCGCGCGCTCGTGGACCAGCTCTTCGCGACGGCGCTGCCGCAGGCCTGTCCGCACGGAAGACCGACCTTCATGCGGATCACGCTCGCCGAGTTCGACAGGAGGTTCGGGCGAACATGA
- the miaA gene encoding tRNA (adenosine(37)-N6)-dimethylallyltransferase MiaA — protein MSAGTTAVAEPEVEPRCAERPAREASRRGAVLTVVGPTAVGKTGVAIAVARTLGGEIVSADSRQVYRGMDIGTAKPTREEQAQVRHHLIDIVEPCERYDAARFAADAEAAISRLLREGVTPIVVGGTGFYLASLFEGLFEAPPRDESVRAELERRLADVGPEALHEELERADPRAAARIHRRDGGRVVRALELFRTTARTLSEWHAGPRRVPAYEPLYVVLTMARLPLRERIGRRVDAMMRAGFPREVASLRAAGRLLPGMPAASAVGYRELLELGERGGDALAEAVERIKTSTRRYAKRQLTWFRSLPTARWLDAGELGAEATAAEIVRLARAGNALTGGEP, from the coding sequence ATGAGCGCCGGGACGACGGCGGTCGCGGAGCCCGAGGTCGAGCCGCGGTGCGCGGAGCGGCCGGCGCGCGAGGCGTCGCGCCGCGGGGCGGTGCTCACCGTCGTCGGGCCGACGGCGGTGGGAAAGACCGGCGTCGCGATCGCGGTGGCGCGCACGCTCGGCGGCGAGATCGTGTCGGCGGACTCGCGCCAGGTGTACCGCGGGATGGACATCGGCACGGCGAAGCCGACACGCGAGGAGCAGGCGCAGGTCCGCCACCACCTCATCGACATCGTGGAGCCCTGCGAGCGGTACGACGCGGCGCGCTTCGCGGCGGACGCGGAGGCGGCCATCTCGCGACTGCTCCGCGAGGGCGTCACGCCCATCGTGGTCGGCGGGACGGGATTCTACCTGGCGTCGCTCTTCGAGGGGCTCTTCGAGGCGCCGCCGCGCGACGAGTCGGTCCGCGCCGAGCTCGAGCGACGGCTGGCGGACGTGGGGCCCGAGGCGCTCCACGAGGAGCTGGAACGCGCGGACCCCAGGGCCGCCGCGAGGATCCACCGGCGCGACGGGGGCCGGGTCGTGCGAGCCCTCGAGCTCTTCCGGACCACGGCGAGAACGCTCTCGGAATGGCACGCCGGTCCCCGCAGGGTTCCCGCGTACGAGCCGCTCTACGTCGTCCTCACCATGGCGCGCCTGCCGCTGCGCGAGCGCATCGGGCGCAGGGTGGACGCGATGATGCGGGCGGGGTTTCCCCGGGAGGTCGCGTCGCTCCGCGCCGCGGGGAGACTCCTCCCGGGCATGCCGGCGGCAAGCGCCGTCGGATACCGCGAGCTCCTCGAGTTGGGCGAGCGCGGCGGTGACGCGCTCGCGGAGGCGGTCGAGCGGATCAAGACGAGCACGAGACGATACGCGAAGCGTCAGCTCACGTGGTTCCGATCGCTGCCCACGGCGCGGTGGCTCGACGCGGGCGAGCTCGGAGCGGAGGCAACGGCCGCGGAGATCGTGCGCCTCGCCCGGGCGGGAAACGCCTTGACAGGCGGTGAGCCCTGA
- a CDS encoding DUF512 domain-containing protein: MRVLGVRPGTAAARAGFLADDDLIAVDGRPVHDSLDLAFALGCAESGTVACALARDGAVTEVALPTEGPADLGVDFAPDETRTCGNRCIFCFVDQLPRGLRRSLYVKDEDYRLSFAYGNYITLTNLSPADYARIAEQRLSPLYVSVHATDDAVRRRMLGNPKAPSILASLRRLGDARVEVHAQIVVCPGVNDGAAFERTLDDLLALPSVVRSIAVVPVGLTAHRAGLPDARPVAPALAAALADSVERRQPALRAERGSAVVFAADELYLVAGRELPSFESYEEFPQIENGVGLLRRFEADLAERAAELRGLVAKPLHLAIVTGTIAAPFIERAVRTALAAAAPVTARVVSVGNSLFGPSVTVAGLLPGRDLARGVAEAGAADLILVPGEAFNEDGLTLDGMTIADIAAGRTNVSAVHDVVSALLEAARGGGTE; the protein is encoded by the coding sequence GTGCGGGTGCTCGGCGTGCGGCCAGGCACAGCGGCCGCGCGGGCGGGGTTCCTGGCGGACGACGACCTGATCGCCGTGGATGGGCGTCCGGTCCACGATTCGCTCGATCTCGCGTTCGCGCTCGGCTGCGCTGAGAGCGGGACCGTCGCGTGCGCGCTCGCGCGAGACGGCGCCGTGACGGAGGTCGCGCTCCCGACGGAGGGCCCGGCCGACCTCGGCGTTGATTTCGCGCCCGACGAGACCCGCACGTGCGGGAACCGGTGCATCTTCTGCTTCGTCGATCAGCTGCCCCGCGGACTCCGGAGAAGCCTGTACGTCAAGGACGAGGACTACAGGCTCTCGTTCGCCTACGGCAACTACATCACGCTGACGAATCTCTCGCCCGCGGACTACGCGCGCATCGCTGAGCAGCGCCTGTCGCCGCTCTACGTCTCGGTCCACGCGACCGACGACGCCGTGCGTCGCCGGATGCTGGGGAACCCGAAGGCGCCGTCGATCCTCGCGTCGCTGCGGCGACTCGGGGACGCTCGCGTCGAGGTCCACGCACAGATCGTCGTCTGCCCGGGCGTCAACGACGGCGCCGCGTTCGAGCGGACGCTCGACGATCTGCTCGCGCTTCCGTCGGTCGTGCGCTCGATCGCGGTCGTCCCCGTCGGGCTGACGGCCCACCGCGCGGGGCTGCCCGACGCACGGCCGGTCGCGCCCGCGCTCGCCGCCGCGCTCGCCGACTCGGTGGAGCGGCGTCAGCCGGCGCTGCGGGCCGAGCGGGGAAGCGCGGTCGTGTTCGCGGCCGACGAGCTGTACCTCGTGGCGGGGCGGGAGCTCCCGTCCTTCGAGAGCTACGAGGAGTTCCCGCAGATCGAGAACGGCGTCGGGCTGCTCAGGAGGTTCGAGGCGGACCTCGCGGAGCGGGCCGCCGAGCTTCGCGGCCTCGTGGCGAAGCCCCTCCATCTCGCGATCGTCACGGGCACGATCGCCGCGCCGTTCATCGAGAGGGCCGTGAGGACCGCGCTCGCCGCCGCGGCGCCCGTGACGGCGCGCGTTGTGTCCGTCGGGAACTCGCTTTTCGGCCCGAGCGTCACCGTGGCGGGGCTCCTGCCGGGACGCGACCTGGCCCGGGGCGTCGCGGAGGCCGGGGCGGCCGACCTGATCCTCGTCCCCGGCGAGGCCTTCAACGAGGACGGTCTCACGCTCGACGGCATGACCATCGCCGACATCGCCGCGGGGAGAACGAACGTATCGGCCGTCCACGACGTGGTCTCGGCCCTCCTCGAAGCCGCCCGCGGCGGCGGGACGGAGTGA